GGCCCGGGCCAGCTCGGGGTTGCCGGGCCGGACCGCGGCGGTATAGATGACGAGGTCCGCTCCGTCGACGGCCTCCGCTCGGTGGCCGACGGTGAATCGGACCCCCATGTCCCGCAGCTTGTCGGTGATCGGCGAGGCCTTCAGGTCGGACCCCGAGATCGCGTAACCGTACCGTCGCAGGACCAGGGCCAGGCCGCTCATGCCGATTCCGCCGAGCCCGATGAAATGGATCCGGCGGACGGGGCGTCGGGATACGTCTTCGAACATCCTGCCCGGTGCACCTCCGGGGGCGGATCCGCGGCCCACGCCCGCAACGGGAGCCTTGGGACCCGTCTGGCAGTCTATTCTATTATCCCGCCCCTGACCCGGTGATATGCGGCCCGGACGGCCTGGGCTCACCCGGCGCCGGCCAGGAAGTCGATCACTTCCCGCTCGCCGCCGGCCACCAGGGCCGCCCCAGCCCTGACCGTCGCGTAAGTCCTGGCGGCCAGGCCGCCGGTGTAGTCGCGCTCAGCCACCGGGGTCTTCTCGACCATGACCACCGTCTTCCCGCGAGCCTCGCTCTCGGCGACGGCGGTGAGGTTGGCCAGGTTGCCGTGACCGAAGGGGACGTCGGTGACGACGACCACGTCGGCCGAGTCCATCAGCTGGAGGTTGCGCCGCCGGGCCTCCTCGGGGATGGCCGAGAACGGGGGCGCGTCGACCGTCGTCACCCCAAGGGTCTTGGCCAGACGCCAGTCGCTGTCGCCGACGTTCAGGACCCCGACCGAGACCGCGTACCCCAGGGTGGTCAGTGACTCGATCAGGTTGCCCGAGGCTCCCCCACCGCCGACCACGTGGACGCGCCGGCGACGGCGAGCCACGGTGGCCTGCCCGGCCGACCCGGGCAACAGGGTCACCTGCGGGTCGCCGGTCAGCGGATGAACCCCGAGGGCCACCCCCGGCCCATAGGCCCTCCGCAGATTATCCGACGTCAGGACCTCCCGCGGAGTTCCGTGGGACAGGACCCGGCCCGAGGTCAAGAAGACCATCTCCTGGCAATACAAAGCAGCCAGGTTGAGGTCGTGGAGGACGATCACCACCGACAACCCGGCCTCCCGGTTTAGCCTTCGGAGCAGGTCGAGGACCTCGAGCTGGTGGCCGGGGTCGAGGTGCGAGGTCGGCTCGTCGAGGAGCAGCACGGTCGGCTCCTGGGCCAGCGCCCGGGCGAGGGCCACCCGCTGGCGCTCACCCCCGCTCAACTCGCCGACGATGCGTCCGGCCAGGGACAGGGTCGACGTGAAGCGCATGGCCTGGTTGGCCACCTCGAGGTCCCGCGCCCCCTCTCGCCGCGAGCGCGCCAGGTGGGGCAGACGCCCGAGGAGGACCACCTCTTCCACCGTGAACGCCAGCTCCGAGCGGTCATCCTGCTCGACGACGGCCATCTCTCTGGCCACCTCTTCCGGGCGCAGCCGATAGAGGTCTCTCCCGTCCAGCAGCACCTCTCCGCGCCTCGGCCGGAGCACCCGGCTGAGGGTCCGGACCAGCGTCGACTTGCCCGAGGCGTTGGGGCCGACCAGGCCGACGAAGCCCCCCTTCGGAACCTCCACGTCGACTTGATGGAGGACGTCCGCCCCGCCATAGGAGCAGGTCACCTGGCGGGCTCCAAGGACGGTCACCGACCTCACCTCGCTCACCCCCCAGCCCCCCGCCGCGACCGGCGAAGCAGATAGATGAAGAACGGCCCGCCCAGAAGGGCGGTGATGATGCCGACCGGGATCTCCGATGGCGGAATCAGCGTCCTGGCCACCAGATCGGCCAGGATCAGAAGGATCGCCCCGGCCAGTCCGG
The genomic region above belongs to Bacillota bacterium and contains:
- a CDS encoding ABC transporter ATP-binding protein, with protein sequence MSEVRSVTVLGARQVTCSYGGADVLHQVDVEVPKGGFVGLVGPNASGKSTLVRTLSRVLRPRRGEVLLDGRDLYRLRPEEVAREMAVVEQDDRSELAFTVEEVVLLGRLPHLARSRREGARDLEVANQAMRFTSTLSLAGRIVGELSGGERQRVALARALAQEPTVLLLDEPTSHLDPGHQLEVLDLLRRLNREAGLSVVIVLHDLNLAALYCQEMVFLTSGRVLSHGTPREVLTSDNLRRAYGPGVALGVHPLTGDPQVTLLPGSAGQATVARRRRRVHVVGGGGASGNLIESLTTLGYAVSVGVLNVGDSDWRLAKTLGVTTVDAPPFSAIPEEARRRNLQLMDSADVVVVTDVPFGHGNLANLTAVAESEARGKTVVMVEKTPVAERDYTGGLAARTYATVRAGAALVAGGEREVIDFLAGAG